AGAAGCCTTAGCTGCCGACACCACCAAAATCTGGACCATCAAAGGTGAAAACACATTTCTTATTAATCAAAGCTCATTTTCAAATTGGGCTGCAGGTGGGGTAAACTCCATGGCCGGCAACCTGATGTTTAACTATGATTTCAATTATAAAAAAGATAAATGGAGTTGGGACAACAAAGTTTTAGCAGCGTATGGTCAAACATTTCAAAAGGAAACTGATTGGAGAAAGAACGATGATAGATTTGCTATCAATAGTCTATTGGGATATCAAGCTGCTGAAAAATGGCTCTATACTTTCTTCATGAATTTCAATACACAGTTCGCAAATGGTTATGACTATGATGGAACAGAAAGAGGAGATAAAATATCAGCACCTTTTGCACCTGCTTATTTAAGCTTTGGACCAGGTATCGCTTACAAAGAGTCTGACAACTTCAAAATCAACTTCTCCCCTGCTTCTGCAAGGTTTATTATGGTCGGAGCAGAAAGCTTAAGAGAAAATTTCGACGTAGATCCAGATAAATTTTCAAGAAATGAATTTGGTGCTGCTTT
The Sphingobacterium daejeonense genome window above contains:
- a CDS encoding DUF3078 domain-containing protein — its product is MKVLKIAILSAVSLFSMNLSAQETVDQEALAADTTKIWTIKGENTFLINQSSFSNWAAGGVNSMAGNLMFNYDFNYKKDKWSWDNKVLAAYGQTFQKETDWRKNDDRFAINSLLGYQAAEKWLYTFFMNFNTQFANGYDYDGTERGDKISAPFAPAYLSFGPGIAYKESDNFKINFSPASARFIMVGAESLRENFDVDPDKFSRNEFGAALDVYYKVGLMENINFENILKLYSNYLQDPQNVDVDYLANLNLQVNKFITVNAAVQLLYDDNVTLIKSDGREGPGLQVRQILGAGVTYKF